A stretch of DNA from Synechococcus sp. PROS-9-1:
CTGCCTTGCGCAGACGCAGGCCACCAGATCGCGCACCCATCAACACCGCAGCCAGCTGGCTCAAATCAGGTTCGTGCCCCACAAGCAAACACGAGCCTTGCAAGCGCTGAACCAAGGGCCATGGATCCCCTCCAGGCTCAAGACCACTAGCGAGCTCAACCTCAGGAGCCAAACCGCTTTTCACGGCCAGCTCAGCTGTTTCACGCGCCCGACGATAAGGACTGCTGTACAAGCGATCGGCGATCAATCCGAGATCGCGCAGACGGCAGCACACCTTGAATGTGCGCTCGACTCCCAGAGGCGTCAGACAACGATCCGGATGATCCACACCTTGGTGGCGCTCAACCGCGATGCCGTGACGCAACAGCAGCAGGTCAACCAAATCGCAGCTGAGCACGAAGTCGTAAGCGGTTGGAGCCTGCTGGACCAGCGCCCTCCTCTTGATCGGGACCAGCGGCCACAGCAAGTTCCTGCACCGCTGGGAGCAGGGGCCTTCCGGCCACCGACTGAATCAAGCTCCAGGGCCGCCACTTTTGGAGCTGAGCGCGGCTGGGTTCTGTCGCCAATGCCAACTGCTGTGCCAGAGGCGCCGCCCCTTCGTCTTGCAAGGCCCGTAATTGATTCAAACGTGGCTCGAGGGCTGAGTGATTTTGACGCGTTGTCAGAGCATCCAATGTCTGCCCCCACCAGTCTTGGCCGGATTCGCGTTCTAAAGCCACCGCAAGTTGGGCCTGTAGAGAGGCTTCACCCCGCTGACGCTGCCGGGCTAGCCGGGTCCACACCTCAAGAGATGAGCCATCAGAGGGCAGGGCCGAGCGCACGAGGCCCTTGGCCTGGAGGTCCGCATCCACGGCCTCCAAACCGGGCTGATCCGTGGATGTTCCCAACAGCCAGCCCTCTTCTCCCTGCTTCCAAAGCAATGGGCCCGCATCCAACCCCACCACATCGGAAGCCCCCTCGGCTCCAAGCGTTTGAAGACTCTCCTGAAGAACAGGCGCTAACCATTGAGCGACGGGGTCCTCACTTTGAGGGCTTAGGAGACCGGCAGGATCAGAGAGCACAGCCAGGGCCGATGCAGATCCACCAGCGGAACGCATCAAGGACTGCGACAGCATTACCCCTTCCCCTGAACGTCCAAGCGGCTGACGAAAACGCAACAAAGCATCCAGATTGAGAGCAGTCCCTTTGGGTTCCAGTGCTGCCACGAGACCAACAAGGTCATCGCGATCAGAGATGGAGCTCGGCATTCCAAGCCACGTCGCCATCGCGGCGGGATCAGCAGTCAGCAGAGCCGCACCCCGACCGAGCTGCTTCAAATCAGCTACAAGATCTGCATCGCCCAGCTGGTGCAGAGCATCCAGCTGGGACACATCTAGAGACTGCTCAAGTACACCACGACTGGACGCAATCAAAAGCAGGTCATCGTCGATCAAGGCTGTAGCGATGGGCTGTGGCTCTCGACCGAGCAGCGCTCCGCGGCCGCTGATCACACCCATTCCCCGATAGCGACTGATTTGCAGATCGGTTCCAGCCAAACTGCGCGTTTGCCAAAAGCGTTGAAGAAAACGCTTGGCACCGTCTTGATCGAGGCTGGTAAGAGCAAGCACCCAGCCCGCCGGTGCATCGGCGACAGGCGCAATCAAAGAAAGGCTGACCTGGGGACCGATCCAATCCGCGAGTTCTCCAACAAAATCCAAGCCTGCTAACGCAAAGGCGCCATCCCGCAATTGCTGCGTGCTGTCGCGCGCTTGGCGTCGTCGTGACACCGGGGCCACCGCCTGGGCATAAGCAGGCATCCGGCCAGGATCAGTGAGCCAATGCAAGCTGAGCGATGCGTCTCTTGGTACGAACCGAGCTGCTCGTGGCAACACCAGGGGTTGGCCGACAATCTTCAGGGGACTGTGCTGTGCCATCGCCCACCACAAGCCCAATGCGGTGGTGAGCAGCACTAACACCGCTGCAGCGACAGCTAAAAGGAAGGAACGCGCCTTCATGAAGCAGCAGGCGTGGGAATGGCCTCATCTTTGTTCATGATGAATCCCATGACATCCTCTTCACCCCAATCCATCAGCGCAAGAGACCTTCACGAGTGGTTGTCGAGCGGAAACGCCCTTCAGCTCGTTGATGTTCGCGAGCACTCCGAACTGGAGATCGCGCCCTTCCCCGGACAAGTGGAACATCTACCGCTGAGTGAATCAAGTCTCTGGCTTTCCGATCTGCCCACAAGGCTGACAACCAGCAAGCCCATCGTGGTGATTTGTCATGCCGGGATTCGCAGCAGGAACTTTGGCTGCTGGCTCTTAGAGCAAGGAGCGGATTACGACGTCTGGAACTTAGAAGGTGGCATTCATGCCTGGAGTGTGGAGGTCGATCCGAGCGTTCCTCGTTACTGAGCAGCGGTTCATGACAACGCCGCCAATCCAAGAGAAAACCTCCGTACGATCATTGGGCTGATTGTGTGCCTGTGCAGCCGTTGCCCCGCCGACAACAGGAGGTGCTCAAGGCCACGGTGCACCACTACGTTGACACCATTGAGCCAGTGGGGAGTCGAACCCTGGTTCAGAGGTTCGATCTGCATGCCAGTGCTGCCACCGTGCGTTCTGCCATGGGGGCTCTAGAGCAACGGGGTCTTCTCACCCAACCACACACGTCTGCCGGACGGGTTCCAAGCCCCAGTGGATACCGGCATTACGTGGATTGCCTGCTCCCTAGACCCGGGACGATCTCCCAACACCTCGATCAAGAGTTAACCCAACTCAGCCTTCGCTGGGCAGCTCTTGATGATTTGCTTCAAAACATGGCAAGACGGCTCACCGATTTCACGGGACTGATGAGCCTGATCACTCACCCCACGCAAAGGCAACCAGCGTTGGAAGACATCCGACTGGTTCGCAGCGAAGAGCGCTTGCTGGTGATGTTGGTGGAGAATTCCAGCCAAGCCAGTCATCTCAACTTGCGGCTGCCCCATGGCAGTGAGCATCAAATTGAAGCGATGGATCAGTGGGCGCGTCGGCAGCTCGACAGCAATGGCAGTTTGAATTGGAATGCACTTCCAAGAGAACTTCAGGCCTGCGGCAAGGCCCTCCGCGATGCCATTCACAGTCATCAGAGCTTGCAGACCTCACAAGAAACCAAGGCCTTGTTTCATGGAGTGTCTCGGCTCATTGCCGAGCCTGAATTCAGCCAAAGCGCCAAGGTCAGACCACTCCTGGAACTAATGGATCAGAGTCCCGCAGCCCTGACTCTCTCCGCTCCAGGTCCTGGATATGGCGTGTGGATTGGCCAAGAACATCCCGAGCAAGCCCTTCACCACTGCTCAGTGGTCCAAGCCACCTACACAAGCGCCGCTGACGGAGTAGGGCACGTGGCGCTTGTGGGTCCGATGCGCATGGCCTACGCCACAGCACTTGCTGCTGTGAGGAGTGCCGCTCATCATCTCGACTATCTCCTGAACTGACATGGCGTTCCAAGGGAGAGCACTGAAGATACGTCTCGCAATCGTCCTCGGACTAAGCATGGGGGTGCATTGTTTGCCATTTGAGCGGTATCAATCTGACAACGAAACAGGATTGATTTCAGCCGAAAGAGCACCAGGATTGTCTCTATGAGACCGAAAAGTACTAGTGAAAAGATTGATTCGCTACTCAACGAGCTATCCAGCTCTTAGCTACTTGCAAAGACGCTTCACTTAGACGGACCCTCACCTAAAAGCTGCCTTTGCCATTGCAAACGCATTATTTCGACGCCTACTTCTTAGGAGTTTTTAGCAACTCGGAAGCAAAGTCTTCAAAGCTGACTTCCGAGTTTTTCTGCCACGGTATTCACATCTTTGTCACCACGACCAGAACAATTAATCACGATTTCGCTGCCATCAGGAAGCGTTGGGCACAACATGTCCAGCCAAGCAAACGCATGGGCCGTTTCCAACGCTGGGATGATTCCCTCCAACTCACTCACGAGCCGTAACGCTGAGATCGCCTCATCGTCCGTCACGGCACCATATTCAGCGCGGCCAATTTCGCGGAGATAACTATGCTCTGGCCCCACGCCGGGGTAATCAAGACCAGCGCTGATGGAATGCGCTTCCTGCACCTGGCCGTCCTGATCTTGAAGCAGCAAGCTCATCGCCCCGTGCAATACACCCACTCGGCCCTCAGTAATCGTTGCGGCATGACGACCGGTTTCGACTCCATCACCAGCGGCCTCAACGCCAATCAGGCGAACAGAGGTGTCTTGCACG
This window harbors:
- a CDS encoding histidine phosphatase family protein, encoding MLSCDLVDLLLLRHGIAVERHQGVDHPDRCLTPLGVERTFKVCCRLRDLGLIADRLYSSPYRRARETAELAVKSGLAPEVELASGLEPGGDPWPLVQRLQGSCLLVGHEPDLSQLAAVLMGARSGGLRLRKAGLCHLRWDGSHQDPRGVAQLQGLLRPHLLLPGCV
- a CDS encoding DUF3352 domain-containing protein codes for the protein MKARSFLLAVAAAVLVLLTTALGLWWAMAQHSPLKIVGQPLVLPRAARFVPRDASLSLHWLTDPGRMPAYAQAVAPVSRRRQARDSTQQLRDGAFALAGLDFVGELADWIGPQVSLSLIAPVADAPAGWVLALTSLDQDGAKRFLQRFWQTRSLAGTDLQISRYRGMGVISGRGALLGREPQPIATALIDDDLLLIASSRGVLEQSLDVSQLDALHQLGDADLVADLKQLGRGAALLTADPAAMATWLGMPSSISDRDDLVGLVAALEPKGTALNLDALLRFRQPLGRSGEGVMLSQSLMRSAGGSASALAVLSDPAGLLSPQSEDPVAQWLAPVLQESLQTLGAEGASDVVGLDAGPLLWKQGEEGWLLGTSTDQPGLEAVDADLQAKGLVRSALPSDGSSLEVWTRLARQRQRGEASLQAQLAVALERESGQDWWGQTLDALTTRQNHSALEPRLNQLRALQDEGAAPLAQQLALATEPSRAQLQKWRPWSLIQSVAGRPLLPAVQELAVAAGPDQEEGAGPAGSNRLRLRAQLRFG
- a CDS encoding rhodanese-like domain-containing protein; translated protein: MTSSSPQSISARDLHEWLSSGNALQLVDVREHSELEIAPFPGQVEHLPLSESSLWLSDLPTRLTTSKPIVVICHAGIRSRNFGCWLLEQGADYDVWNLEGGIHAWSVEVDPSVPRY
- the hrcA gene encoding heat-inducible transcriptional repressor HrcA, producing MQPLPRRQQEVLKATVHHYVDTIEPVGSRTLVQRFDLHASAATVRSAMGALEQRGLLTQPHTSAGRVPSPSGYRHYVDCLLPRPGTISQHLDQELTQLSLRWAALDDLLQNMARRLTDFTGLMSLITHPTQRQPALEDIRLVRSEERLLVMLVENSSQASHLNLRLPHGSEHQIEAMDQWARRQLDSNGSLNWNALPRELQACGKALRDAIHSHQSLQTSQETKALFHGVSRLIAEPEFSQSAKVRPLLELMDQSPAALTLSAPGPGYGVWIGQEHPEQALHHCSVVQATYTSAADGVGHVALVGPMRMAYATALAAVRSAAHHLDYLLN